The Bdellovibrio bacteriovorus region CGACACCAGAAAAAGCCTACATTAATTTGGGTCTGGCGAAATTCAATCAAAAGGACTTCACTGGTTCGCGCAGTGCTTTCACAAAAGTACTCAACGTAAATCCCGATGACTGCATTGGGAACACTTACTTCGGCCGTACGTTCTTTGAAACTGAAGATTATGCTCGCGCGGCAGAAACTTTGGATCGCGCGATCGGCTTCTGTCAAAAAAGCCTTTATGATGAACCTCACTACTACAGTGCTTTGGCTTACTACCGCCTTGGAGACAAATCCAAATCGGTGGCTCGCTTTGAAGAGCTTATAAAGTATTACCCTACTGGGAAATACCGTGAAAAAGCCAAAGGCATGCTCAGCTTGATTCGAAAGGGACATTAATGAAAAAAACCGGTGAAATTTTAAAGAAAGCCCGTGAGCAAAAAGGCCTGTCTCTGCATGAAATTGGTCTTTCTTTGAAAATCAACAGCAAGGTTTTAAAAGCCATCGAAGAAGGTGATGATTCTCAATTGCCTGCGAAAACTTTCTTGCGCGGTTTCGTACAAAGTTACGCAAATTTCCTGCAACTGGATTCAGACAAGGTTTTGGAAGTGTTCTATGAAGAGATGGGTTCAACAAAACCAAAACCTTATATCCGTGAAGTAGAAACTCCTAAATCTGAAGTTACGGAAACACGTACTAGTTCAAGTGTTACAAGCACTGAGAAACCAGCAGAGACGGATGCCGAAGCCACGGTCACGCCGATTCGTCGTACCGCGCCTGCTTCGTCTGGAAAATCGGATTTAAAATCCCTTCAAGAAAATAAGTCCACGAAGACCATCGCTATTATTGGCGTAGGGGTCGTGCTTATCGGTCTTATTCTTTTCACAAAAAAGATGATCGACAAGTATTCAAAAGAAGCTGAAGTTCCAAGCGGTGAAGTTGCGCAAACAATGGAAGGTGCAACACCGGTAACGGCTGAAACGCCGACAGTGACTGATGTTGATACCAATGGAGATGCAAGTCCCCTGACGAACTTAACGGCAAGCCCAACTCCAGCAGCGCCATCAAGCCAAGCTTCTCCAACACCAACAGCCTCGCCTCTTGTGTCGACGCCAACTCCAACGCCTTCACCAACACCGGTTGCTGCGGCATCACCAACTCCAACAGCGACTCCGAAGGCAAGTCCTACGCCAAGCCCGACGGCTACTCCGGTAGCGACGGCAAGTCCAACACCAAGTCCTTCGCCGACTCCGTCGCCCACACCGAAAGAGACGAATAAACCCGTCGAACTTATCGTAGAAGCTTTGGATACAGTGGAAATTGAGTACTCTGCTCCAAACGGCAAGCCGCAAAAGATCCGTCTATCTGCTGAGCAAGTTCATACTTTTAAAAGCAAAAGTGGCCTTCGCATCAGCTTTTCTAACGGTGGCGCTGTCAACTTGATCCACAATGGAAGAGAAATCGGCATCCCAGGTGATTTGGGTAAGCCCATTAAGTTGAGCTACTAAACTTGAAAGACTTCCGCCGCATTTGGGCTATCAGCCTTATTGTAAAACTGATTCTGGCGGCACTTATTCCGCTAAGTGCCGACGAAGCCTATTACTGGGTTTGGTCACAAAGACTTCAGCTAAGTTATTTCGATCATCCGCCGATGGTCGCTTGGCTATTTTATCTAGGTCAAATTTTTGAACCTTTCATGCACGCCGTTCGTTGGCCCGCCGTGATTTTAGGTCATGGAATGTTGGCGGTTTGGTATTACATCCTGAAAGATCATGTTCCGTTTGAAAAGATCAAGGTGTGGGTTTATCTGGCCTTATTCTCTCCCCTTTTAGGATTTGGATCTTTGATCGTTACGCCCGACTTGCCGGTGATGTTCTTTTGGTCGCTATCGATTTTATTGGCACTCAAAGCACTTCAAGGAAAATCACTGGGAATTTACGCCGCCTTAGGGGCAAGTTTAGGCTTAGGCTTCTGCGCAAAATATCACATCGTTCTCTTTGTACCCTGCCTTTTAGTTTATCTCTTTGCCGAAAGAAAATGGAAAGACGTGCGCATTTCAGGTGTGGTACTTACGGTCATCACGGGTTTAATTTTCTGTGCACCAGTGATTCTTTGGAACGTTCAAAACAACTTCGCCTCTTTTGAATTTCAGTTGAAACACGGCTTAGAAAAAAGCAGCTATAATCCTGAATGGACGCTTTCTTACGTCCTTGGCCAAATACTGATTCTTTTCCCGTTAGTATTCTGGGCGGCTTTGCGTTCAAAAGTTCCTGCAAGTTTGCGTTGGCTTTATTACTTCGGTTGGGGACCTCTTTTGTTCTTCTTTCTGACTTCTTTCCGCGCCCTTGTGGAAGCCAATTGGCCGATCATCGGTTATCCTGCGGTTTTAGGCCTAGCCTTGTTTCACGAAAAAATTCAGAAGTGGCTTAAGTATTATGTCATTTTTTGGGGAAGCATTATCGCTATTGTGCTTGCAACACTTTTTACACCCACACTTCGCAAGATGAATGATAAAGTTAACGAACCTTATGAGTTTCAAGAACTCAGTGCCGTGGCTCGCGAATACAGCCCGCTGTACGCAAGCTCCTATCAAATGGCGGCTTCATTATGGTATTTCAGCAAAGTTCCAACATTTAAATTAAAAGACATCAGTCGTTTTGATTTTTTTGACACTCTTCCTGAAGCGCAACCCACATCAGGCAGATTTTATTTAGTGAAGCGCGAGAGAAATGGTTTACCTTCTTGGATTTCCGAACAACAATGGCAGATGAAAGAGATTAAAAAGATATCTCCAGATTTTGTCTTGTTGGAATTCACAAAATGATCAAACTCTTTGGTGCTTTTTCATTCTTGCTTGTTACTTACTTCCTTTACGGATTTTATATAAATCAGTACGAAGTTTCCGTCGTGCCCCAACAGATCACGCGTGAGCACGCCAAGAATTTAAATGACTACAAAGGCGTGATGAATGTTCACACAGATTTAAGCAGTGGTTCAGCCCCGGCAAGTTTCGTTATCGCCTCTGCAAAATTAGCGAACTTGGATTTTTTGATGTTCACCGACTTGAACATCTTCAATATGCCGACGACGTTTGAATCCTATCACGGAAATCTTTTGGTTTTTTCTGCTGGTAAGTACAGTTATCTTGATTCTCGTTTAATTTATTATTCGTTAAATCAAGAAAGCATCGGAAGTAATTTGGGCGAAGCTCAAGTAAAACTTGCCGATCTGCTTTCGCAAAAAACGGGCGCCAGCAAAGAATCATTAACGATTCTCACTCATCCCTACAAAGCCGGCTATTCTTGGAGTGGTGAAATTCCCGAAGGCCTTGATGGTTTTGAACTTCTAAATATGAAGAGCTTGGTGAATCGTGCCTGGGAAGAATCAAAAATTTCCACGATCTGGAGTTTATTGATCTATCCATTTAATCCACGCTTGTCATTCCTTCGGCTTTACACTGAGCCCACAGATGAAATCGCGTTGTTAGATAAAATGAGTCAGCAACGTCGCATTATCGTCTATGGCGGAACCGAAGCTTCAGCCCGAGTTATTCCACTCGCGAATTATTTCATTCGCTTTCCTAGCTACAAGCGCTCTTTTGAATTTATGAGCAATCACGTTTTAATGAAGTCGGAGCTCACCGGTAGCTTCAACAGTGATCGCACGAAAATTTTCAATGCTTTAAAAAGCGGGAATTTTTATATCGCTCTTGATATGCTTGGAGATCCCAAAGGATTCGTCGCTACCATCGAGAGCGAAAACAAATCTCACTTAATGGGTTCGGAAATAAAGTTTTCAAAAAACATGTCTTTGAAAGTGAGCTTGCCGGTCAAACCCAAAGATTTTTTTGAAATCATCATAATTAAGAACGGCGAAGTGGCGGCACGAATCAACGATCCCGAAACTGTTTATCAGATCCCCGAGCCGGGAGTTTACCGAGTGCAGGTGCGTGTCAGCCCGATGCTACCACTTCCTGACGCCAAAAAATGGATCACTTGGATTTACACGAATCCTTTTTACGTTACTCCTTAAGTCTTATTTCAACTTCCAAACCCTGAATCGGTGGAGTTTGGCAGGCTAAGCGCTCCTCATCTAAAAATTTTCGGTCTTCCGCCATTTCGCTTTCTATTTCGTTACGAGGACCGACGTCCGAAAGACCTTTACGGACATGGACTAAACATGTTCCACAAGTTCCATTGCCGCCACAGGTATGGCTGATCTTAATTCCCGCGCGCAAAGCGACTTCCAGGACGGTTTCATCCTTATGACTCACCGGGACATCTGGGTGGTCTGGTAAAAAGGTTATATATATTCCAGACTTAGTGCCTTTCACGGCTAGGAACTCCTTCAAAGAACGACTCTTTTGTTGAAACCGCTCTCTCCATTTTGTATCAATAAATCCATGAGATTCATAGCTTTTGACTTAGAGACCACTGGAACTGTTCCTGGCGTAGACCAAATCGTTGAAATCGGGGCTGTTCGCTTCATTGACGGCCAACCTGAGGCGATCTTCGCAACACTTGTAGACCCACAACGTCCTATTCCTCCAGGCGCTTCGGCGGTGAATGGTATTAGTGACGACATGGTTAAAGGTAAGCCTTTCATTGAAAGTCTTTTGCCGATGTTTGCAGAATTCTGTGGTGACGATATTCTTGTCGCGCACAATGCGCCGTTTGACTCTCAGTTTTTAACTGCGGATATCAAAAAGTATGAAGCTGCGGCTCCTAAAGGTTTGATCCTTGATACACTTCCTATCGCAAGAAAAGTGTTCCCGGGTCTTCCAAACTACAAACTTGGAACTTTGGTTCAGCACTTGAAAATCCCGACAACGGATTTCCATAGAGCAGAAGAAGATGCCTCTTATTGCGGTCACTTGTTCCACCAAATGGTGAAAAGAATTTCTATCGGCGGCCAACCTCCACAAGTGACAAACCTTGTGGCACTAACAGGCAAACCAGAACTTCGCTTCCCACAAATCGTGCGCCAGCCAAAACAAATGGATTTCTTCGGCGTTTAATTTTTCTTTGAAAATTTAAAACTAAAAAGCCCTGAGTGATCAGGGCTTTTTTTTATTCTTTAGCTTTGTGAGCAATCGGATAGCGACGACCGCGACCAAAAGAATGTGGTGATACTTTCAATATGGGCGGAGCCTGCCAACGCTTAAACTCCGTGCGCATAAGTACAGGCAACAACCATTTGTCGGTCTCCGTCTTCGCCGGACCTGATCTTTCCACTAAGTAAGCCACAGATTTATCAAGATCTTCATACGGCGGCAGACTGTCTTGGTCTTTTTGATTTGGACGAAGTTCTGCGGAAGGAGCGCGCGTGATGATCTCTTCTGGAATCACTTCACCTTGTTGGTTGTAATAACGAGCCAAGGCATAGACTTGTTCTTTAGTTAGATCTCCCAGAGGAGCTAAACCACCACACATGTCTCCGTACAATGTGGAATATCCCGCGGCGTATTCGCTTTTATTTCCCGTTGTTAAAAGCATGCTGTTTTCTTTATTTGAAAACGCCATCAAAGTTAAGCCCCGCAAGCGAGCTTGCAGGTTTTCATGAACCAATCCGAAATCTTTTAGATCGATTCCTTTTTCAAGGCCTTTGACAACCTGATCATACATAGGGCCGATCTCGACAACCTTGAAATCAACACCCAAGTTTTTTGCTAAGTCTTTCGCCAAAGTCAGACTTTTTTCAGCGTTGAAAGGACCAGGCAGTCCAATCGTTGTTACATTCGACGGACCTAGCGCATCCACTGCCAATGCGGCAACAACCGCAGAGTCGATTCCTCCGCTAAGTCCAAGATGCACTTTTTTCATTCCCGTTTTTGCACAGAAATCACGAATGCCTAATACCAGTGCGCGACGAAGTTCTTCTGTCACATCTATTTTCGGCGTTTTATTCCACACTTCCATCGTGTCGATATCAATAACGTTGATATCTTCTTCAAAGGACTGACACGTTAGAACTTTCTTTCCGTTTTTATCGATAACGAAGCTTGCGCCATCAAAAATAATTTCATCCTGAGCACCTACAAGATTCACATACATCATCGGTGCTTTGAAATACCGAGCTGTCTTACTGACGACATATTCCCGCTGCTTCATCTTGCCGACAAAATAAGGAGACGCGCTAAGGTTGATCACCATGTCGATCTTTTGTTTTTTTACCTGCGCTAATGGATTCACCACATACGGCGAACGACCTTCTTTGTCTGGCCAGCCCCAAATATCTTCACAAATTGTAAGAAAGAATTTTTTCCCCTTCCAAGTGAAGTAGTTCTTAGAAAGATCACCGGGTTGAATGAAGCGGGCTTCGTCGAAAACATCGCCTGTAGGCAAAAGTTGTTTGTGGAAAAATCGAGGTTTTTGACCTTTTGCCGCAAAGACAGCGCTATTGAAATAGGGACGTCCCATTTTTTTCGGATTCTTCGTAATCAATCCAAAAATAACGCCGATGTCTTTGGGAATTTTTGAAAGCAGGGATTTTAATTCTTGTTCTTGTTTAGCAACGACCTTTGAACGCTCTAAAAGATCGAAAGGATGATAGCCGAACAATGCGCACTCAGGAAATACGACAAGATCACACTTGCGCTGTTGCGCTTGGCGAATGAAGTCTAAAATTTTTTCTTTATTAAACTGGAAGTCGGCGAGTGTCGGATTTATTTGGGCAATAGCGATTCTCATTCAATCACTATACGCCCAGAAAACCCGTCTTGGTAGCCATGCCAGTGATTAATCTCGACTTCTGGAAACTTCCAGCAATAGAAGCCATCGCCGTTGTCAAAGTCCGCCATCCAAAGACCCTTCGGTTCGGCTCCCAACTTTTCGACTTTGACTTGCCAACGGTCAATAATGACGTTGATTTCAGCTTCGATAGCTCCCACTGATGGATGCGACTTGTCGGAAAAGGCATCAATGCGATTCAGGTGAGTTTTGACTTGGCGGCTTGCCTCATCAGTCATGCGATAGATCAGCGGCAAAAGACGTCGCGCTTCCTGCAACGTGAATGTTTTTTTGCGATTGATTTCAACCACATTTTCCAAAGACGATCCCCCACCCTTATGTCGATGAAGGCTGTATCCATGAAAGATCGGAGTGTTTCAAGCAATTAAAGCAAAGACAGATAACTTAAGAATTTATATGAAGAATTTCTAAACGCGACGCAGATTATCCGGAATCGCTCTTAGACATTTGCAGTGCCTGACCGCCAATAAAGATCACAAGCGCAATGACCAACGCCGCAATGAACAAATAACGTATAAAATTTCCAATCGTCATGGGTTCATCTTCTTGGACCGTCGTTTTAATTTCGGGCTTTTTAACTAGAATTTTCTTAGGTGGTGGCTTTACGGATTCGCCGGCAACAATACGCCCCCCTGTGCCGTCGGCCTTCTTTTCAAGTTTCTTTCTTTCTGACTCTGTCAGACCGGTTATGCCCACAGACATTCTTTTTCTTTGAGGAGCGACGTAACGGCCCCCATTGCTCGCTCTAAAGAAGCCCCCATTACCACCATTGTCCAAGGCGATTTCAACGACCTTACCGCCCCCTTGCGCATTCCCCCCAGTTTCCACACCAGAAGAAGGACGACGTCCTCGGTTCATGTAGGAGCTGCCGCGGCGAGAAGAAGAACCGGCGTATGTTCCACCAGATCCGCCGCTACTTCCATCAGAGGAACTGCTCGAACTAGAGTTGTTCTTGGATGAAGAGCCATCGCCCGATGAGCCACCGCCGTTGTTATTACTAGGGGGTCTTCCACTAGTCAGGGTCCCCGGCTGAAATTTTTTATCGCACTCAGAATCTTCATCAACGACAGAGGGTGTATCGCTGCCAAGAGTAGGAAGTTCGCCGTACTCAAGAAGACAGGCGACGTATTTTCCCATGTAGTTATCAACAAATTGCCCAAACGGTTTGAAGATCTGATTTGCTAACATCAAAATCAGAGAGACAGTAATAACCAACATCAGAACGTATTCGATCACGGCCTGACCTTGTTTATTCCCAAGTCTAGAAGTAAATTGAGATTTCTTCACTCGTACGAGCATTTAGGTCATAATACAACATATGATGACTGGACTGAATTTCAATCGTTCCTTATTTATCCTGTTCTTGGCTTTTGTCTCATATTCATACACTCCCCAGGCTTTAGGCCAGAGTAAGGATGAATTCTCTCTCTTCGAAAAAGAGCTCGACGCAAACTCTTCTGCGGAGGTAAAACCTTCATCGGCGCCGAAGTCTACAGAGAAAAAGACTTCGACTCCGGCGAAAGCAATTTCTGCTCCGGCAGCGAAAGCCACTCCAGCTCCGTCGCCTATACCAGCACCCGCAGCTAAGACGGCCCTACAACCAACTAAAGAATCTCCGGCTCCAGTAAGTCCTGCGGCTCAAACGCAAACTACACCCACTCCGGTTGATGCGAAAATCCCAGAAACCGTGGCGGCTACCGTATCTACAAATTCCAGCGAAGAAACTTCAGATCAAAAGATTGAGCGCTTAAAAAAGGAAATCCGCAGCGGCCCTAAAAATGGCGCTTTGATCGTTCAACTAGCAGAAGAATTTTACAAAAAAGAAGATTACGAAAAAGCGACGCTGCTTCTGTGGAAACACGTCGATAAAATTGATCGCAAAGGTTTGGTTCTGCTAGCAAAGGCCCATGAAAAACGCAAAGAACCGAACGAGATGTTGCGTGCTTTGAATGTCCTTATCGGAAAAGACGAAAAAGATTTTGAAGCTTATTCACTCATGGGTAATGCCTATGTCATGAGCCGCAAAACCAAAGACGCGATGGAAAGCTATAAAAAAGCCACCGAACTGAATCCCCAGTATGAGCCGGCTTATGATGGCTTGATTGACCTTTACGAAAAACGAGAGCCGCCAAATCTTTATGAGTTGCGCATCCTTTATCAAGACATGGTTCAGAACATCGGACCTCGTCCTCAATATCTGCGCAAACTTTGCGAAATCAATACGATGGATGCTACTTATGAGCCAGCGGTTCATGCCTGCAATGAAGCCATTCGTAAAGACCCTAAAGTCGCTGACGGTTACGTTTACCTTGGGATTAGCCAGAAGGCCTTGGGTGAAGACGACGTGGCTTTAAAAACGCTCAAGAAAGCTTCTAAAGACTTTCCTAAGTCAGAGTTGGCGCAATATCAGTATGGAAAGCTCTTAGAAGATCAAAAGAACTATGTCGATGCGATGAAACAGTATAAGGCAGGTACAGAGGCAGATCCGCAAGCGGCCCGCTCTTGGTTGGGACTTGCTACTTCGTCGTTTGAAATTCGCAAATTTGATCTGGCTTTGATCGCGTTTAAGAACGCCTGCAAGTATGACAAAAAAAATGCCGTGGCCTTTAGAAAAGCCACGACAATTTTAAGAAACCAGAAGAACTCTCAGTGGATCGGAAAGTTTGAAGACGCTTCCGAAACCTGTACGTTCTAGTTTTCAGTAACGATACCACCTAAAAGGTCGTATTCCATGCTGTCGGTGATGTGAACTTTAACCATATCGCCGACTTGCGCATCACCTTCATTGATAAGCACAACACCATCGATATCCGGAGCTTGACCCCAGAAACGGCCTTGCAATAGCAAGTCTGTCTCTTCACTAAAACCTTCAACGATCACGTCGATAGTTTTACCTACGAAATCCGCATGTTTTTCGCGAGAAATATTCTGCTGAATTTCCATCAAAGCATCGTGACGATACTGTTTTGTTTCTTCATCAATTTGATTTTCCATGCGGCCACCTGGAGTATTCTCTTCTGGAGAATACTTAAAGCAACCTACGCGGTCGAATTGTTGTTCAGCGACGAATTGCAAAAGTTCTTCGAACTGTTCTTGGGTTTCGCCTGGGAAACCTACGATGAACTGAGTGCGGATCACAGCTTCAGGGATGTGCTCGCGGATATTCATCAACGCCGTTTCGACTTCGTCACGAGTCATCTTACGGTTCATGCTCTTAAGAACAGCGTCGTTGATGTGCTGCAAAGGCATGTCGAAGTACTTCACGATCTTTTTGCTATTTTTAATTACTTGAACCATCTCTGGAGTGATTCCATCTGGATACAAGTACATCAAACGGATCCACTGAAGACCTTCAACTTGATCCAAAGCTTTCAATAACTCAACCGGGCTTTCTTTGCGCGTTGGATCTTTGCGACGGATGTCCCAGCCGTAGTCCGTGAAGTCATGGCTGATAATAATAAGCTCTTTCACACCACCCGCAACTAGAAGCCTTGCTTCGGCCACGATGGCGTCGATAGAACGAGATTGAAGATTTCCGCGAATCAAAGGAATGGCACAGAAAGCACAACGCTTCATGCAGCCTTCAGAGATTTTCAAATAAGCACGATGACCCGGTTGCGAGTTCACGCGTGGAGTCGCTTCCTCTTGAAGATAAGTAGGAAGGTTGAAGAAAGTTTTCTTCGTGTCACCAGCTTCTGAATTTTTTAGGATCTTAGCGATATTTTGGAATTCACCCGAACCTACGAAAAGATCAGCTTCCGGCAAACCTTCAACAAGGTCGTCTTTATAGCGCTGAGTTAAGCAACCAGCGACAACGACTTTTTTAATTTTGCCTTCTTGCTTTAGATCACTCATATCCAAAATTCTTTGGATGGATTCCTTTTTAGAATCTTCGATGAAACCACAAGTATTTACGATCACGGTGTCCGCATCTTCAGCCTCGCCAACAACTTGGTAGCCGTCTTTCATCAAAGTGCCAGCCATGATCTCACTGTCGACAAGATTCTTTGGACAACCTAAAGAGATAAAATGAACTTTGTTGTTTTGAGTTGTCTCTTGTTTCATAGATCCGTCACCTGTGCACCTTTAGGCGGTTGGTATTTAAATAAACTTTTCTTTTCTTTTTTCTTAAACTCGATGTCCGAAAACTTCAGCGTCGTTAGATTTCCGATATCGTCTTTATAAGAAATCTCGTTCAGTGTGCTGTCTTTCGGGTTTATCACGACTTGCATCGACTTCACCGTCAGATCGTCGTATAGCGGGGTTACATCGAGCTTTACAAGGTCGCCCGCTTTTTCTTCCTTCTGAACCTTGAAGTTCTTTTCTAGATCCGTTCCCAGAAGCGAAGAAATCAAAATATGCGACCTGGTTTTTTTATCGACCTTGCCTTTAGCTACTTGGACAGGCCCGCCGAATTCTTTTGGAGGAGTTTGCTCGCTCCAAATTGTGGAACCATCGAAAACCAAAAGAGTTTGCTCTGGTTTCGTGTTTTCCCAACGGAACTTACCGTTTGCTAAAAAGATTTTTCCTTCGTGCTTTGTTTCTTTGCCTAGAAGTTCTGACTTCACAGACTTTTCCACGCTCATTTCCACAAGCTTGGCGTTACGATATTTCTTAGATACTTTTTGAAGAGTCCCATTCCCCGTTGCTGCAAAAACACCCCAGGAAAAGGTCATAAGGAAAAACAAGATACTGATTCTTTTAAACATTCGCGATTTATAGCAGATGTCTGGACGCTCCGCAAGAGAGCCTCCTATGGGCTAGCACCCAAACCTCAAAATGGGCCGGGCACCCCAAGGCTATGTGAGCCGCCCTCGCTGTAGCCCCCGTAGTTAAGACATCATCGGCAAAAATCCAAAGCGTCTCAGGCGCAAAGTCCACAGGGCTTGTAGATTTTTCACGAAGCCTCATCTCGATGAGAGCCCTCTCGGCACGGTCCGCACCCCTCTGGTGGTGCTTGGAAAGCTTCTCCAAACAGGGGTGCAAACTCGCTCCCAATGACTCCGCAAGCCCTTGGGCCCAGGCAAAAGAGTGGTCCTTTTGATCGATACGTTTTGCCGGGGCAGGCACCACTTGGATACGACGGTTGGAAGTGAGGTTCGATAAATTTTTTCGAGCGAAATCTTGGGCGTAATACCTCCAAGCCTCTTCGTTTCCGGTTCCCTTCAGCGATAAAACGAGTTGAGAAAGAATGTCACTTCTTCCTGGATCCCAACTATAGTGAGCGCGCACTTGAAATGGCGGCACCAAAATCGGAGTGGATTGCTCCCAGCGATCGAGTTTTAGAGCACAATATCTACAAAACCTTCCCTTCGTGACCAAGAAAGATCCGCAATTCAGACAGCACGACAGGTGTTTCTTAAATAAATTAAATGTTGGATTCATCACAGTGCTTCTACTGCAAATTCTTTGACAGCTTTTGCGGCCAGGCCTAGAAACTGACTAGAGGGGAAATCATGAAACTTTTTGCTCTGATTCTGACTTTAGGTCTTTCACTTCAAGCCTTCGCGGCTCATCGTGGTCTTTCGCCAGTGCGCAAGTCCGGTGAAACTTATCAACAAGCTCGTGATCGCCATCTCTTCAATTGGAACTTCAAAATTCCATCTCCATTTCCATCGCCGTTTGATGATCATCAAGAGGAGATGTCTTTTGGTTCTCCGGTTGATAGATATAAAAAACCTTTGAAGAATTTGGATCTTAGCGAAATCCCGGACGTGGGTTCTTACGCGGATCTTGAGCGTGAATTCAAGTATGTTCGCGACACTCGTTTTCTTCAAACAGAAGATCCCTCATTCCCTCGTCGTTTGACTTGGATGTATCCTGATGACGGCTGTTATGCTCGCGCGGAAATGGCAAAGATCGGATTGGTTGAGCACAACTTCCCGGCACCTAAGAAGATTTTCGTATTCGGAAATTTGCACGCAATCACTAAGAACTCACCCACCGGTGATGTTATGTGGTGGTATCACGTAGCTGTCACTTACAGAGTGGGCAACGAAGCCTACGTTTTTGATCCTGCAATTGAGCCATCCCGTCCATTGAAATTAACAGAGTGGAACGACAAAGTCGGCGGCAGCCGCTCCAACGTTCAGTATACAATCTGTCACAAAGATACTTTCGATCCTTCGCAAGATTGCGTGAAGCCTCATGCTTTGACTGAAAAAGAAGCTGTGAGCGAACAAGTTTCCTTCTTGGAATACGAATGGGACCGCGTAAAAGAGTTGGGTCGTGATCCTTACAAGGAATTGGGTGAATTCCCGCCTTGGTCGGTAGCTCACTAGATATTGTGATATGGAATTTTTTTGATGATCGTAAAGGCGCGGTAGATTTGCTCTAAGCTCATCGCCTGCGCCATTAAGTGATTCATCACCATCGGTGACAAAGCCACCTTCAGATCGGCTCTTTTGCGAACGTCTTCGTTCACACCGAAAGCGCCACCAATAATAAAAATAGCGCGCTTCTTAGAGCTTCCCAGAATATTTTCGATTTTTTTAGAAAACTGAATCGAATCAAAAGCAGAGCCGCGTTCGTCAAAAAGAACGACGAAGTCATCGCTATTGATATTTTTAAGAATGAGTTCGGATTCTTCGTTGCGTTTAAAATCCGCATCTTCGCGCGCGGATTTTTTTGCTTTCAAACTTTGAATTTCAAAAGGAATAAAGAAAGAGATCTTCTTTTTGTACAACTCGCTGACCTCATCAGCCCAAGCCTCTTTGGCCGTCGCGAGATTGTACAAAATGAATTTCATAGATTACTGAGCCTCGCCCTTACCCAAGTAAGGATCTTTGAAACCAAGGTCTTTGCCTTCTCTCCAAAGGTTTTCAAGACTGTATTCCTGACGTACGAAATCATAGAAGATGTGAACGATCAAAGAACCGTAGTCCACAAGAACCCAACGTCCTTCGTCGATACCTTCCACACTTTGTGGATGCACGTTGTATTCTTCTTTTACCGCCATCACGATGTTTTCAGCCATAGCAGCCGCGTGACGAGTCGAAGTACCTGAAGCAATCAAAGTGTATTCACTTGGCGCGGCAATACCAGTTAAATCAAAACCACGTACATTGATGCCTTTCTTTGCGAACAAAACATTCGCGC contains the following coding sequences:
- a CDS encoding NAD+ synthase codes for the protein MRIAIAQINPTLADFQFNKEKILDFIRQAQQRKCDLVVFPECALFGYHPFDLLERSKVVAKQEQELKSLLSKIPKDIGVIFGLITKNPKKMGRPYFNSAVFAAKGQKPRFFHKQLLPTGDVFDEARFIQPGDLSKNYFTWKGKKFFLTICEDIWGWPDKEGRSPYVVNPLAQVKKQKIDMVINLSASPYFVGKMKQREYVVSKTARYFKAPMMYVNLVGAQDEIIFDGASFVIDKNGKKVLTCQSFEEDINVIDIDTMEVWNKTPKIDVTEELRRALVLGIRDFCAKTGMKKVHLGLSGGIDSAVVAALAVDALGPSNVTTIGLPGPFNAEKSLTLAKDLAKNLGVDFKVVEIGPMYDQVVKGLEKGIDLKDFGLVHENLQARLRGLTLMAFSNKENSMLLTTGNKSEYAAGYSTLYGDMCGGLAPLGDLTKEQVYALARYYNQQGEVIPEEIITRAPSAELRPNQKDQDSLPPYEDLDKSVAYLVERSGPAKTETDKWLLPVLMRTEFKRWQAPPILKVSPHSFGRGRRYPIAHKAKE
- a CDS encoding helix-turn-helix domain-containing protein; the protein is MKKTGEILKKAREQKGLSLHEIGLSLKINSKVLKAIEEGDDSQLPAKTFLRGFVQSYANFLQLDSDKVLEVFYEEMGSTKPKPYIREVETPKSEVTETRTSSSVTSTEKPAETDAEATVTPIRRTAPASSGKSDLKSLQENKSTKTIAIIGVGVVLIGLILFTKKMIDKYSKEAEVPSGEVAQTMEGATPVTAETPTVTDVDTNGDASPLTNLTASPTPAAPSSQASPTPTASPLVSTPTPTPSPTPVAAASPTPTATPKASPTPSPTATPVATASPTPSPSPTPSPTPKETNKPVELIVEALDTVEIEYSAPNGKPQKIRLSAEQVHTFKSKSGLRISFSNGGAVNLIHNGREIGIPGDLGKPIKLSY
- a CDS encoding 3'-5' exonuclease, coding for MRFIAFDLETTGTVPGVDQIVEIGAVRFIDGQPEAIFATLVDPQRPIPPGASAVNGISDDMVKGKPFIESLLPMFAEFCGDDILVAHNAPFDSQFLTADIKKYEAAAPKGLILDTLPIARKVFPGLPNYKLGTLVQHLKIPTTDFHRAEEDASYCGHLFHQMVKRISIGGQPPQVTNLVALTGKPELRFPQIVRQPKQMDFFGV
- a CDS encoding 2Fe-2S iron-sulfur cluster-binding protein, with protein sequence MSHKDETVLEVALRAGIKISHTCGGNGTCGTCLVHVRKGLSDVGPRNEIESEMAEDRKFLDEERLACQTPPIQGLEVEIRLKE
- a CDS encoding tetratricopeptide repeat protein, producing the protein MRKWILALTLLSALGCASQDKQKADLYLRMGAAQMESGNYPYALRDLLKAEELDPKNAATQNNLGLVYFFRERYDLAEKHLHQALELEPKYTEARNNLSRVLIEQGKYADAEKELRVVLADLTYPTPEKAYINLGLAKFNQKDFTGSRSAFTKVLNVNPDDCIGNTYFGRTFFETEDYARAAETLDRAIGFCQKSLYDEPHYYSALAYYRLGDKSKSVARFEELIKYYPTGKYREKAKGMLSLIRKGH
- a CDS encoding ArnT family glycosyltransferase, with amino-acid sequence MKDFRRIWAISLIVKLILAALIPLSADEAYYWVWSQRLQLSYFDHPPMVAWLFYLGQIFEPFMHAVRWPAVILGHGMLAVWYYILKDHVPFEKIKVWVYLALFSPLLGFGSLIVTPDLPVMFFWSLSILLALKALQGKSLGIYAALGASLGLGFCAKYHIVLFVPCLLVYLFAERKWKDVRISGVVLTVITGLIFCAPVILWNVQNNFASFEFQLKHGLEKSSYNPEWTLSYVLGQILILFPLVFWAALRSKVPASLRWLYYFGWGPLLFFFLTSFRALVEANWPIIGYPAVLGLALFHEKIQKWLKYYVIFWGSIIAIVLATLFTPTLRKMNDKVNEPYEFQELSAVAREYSPLYASSYQMAASLWYFSKVPTFKLKDISRFDFFDTLPEAQPTSGRFYLVKRERNGLPSWISEQQWQMKEIKKISPDFVLLEFTK